One genomic region from Cyanobium usitatum str. Tous encodes:
- a CDS encoding ATP-dependent Clp protease ATP-binding subunit, whose amino-acid sequence MPPSLTSEPDRFSEDAWELLLASQDTARRWRHGAMDVEHLLQTLLLERRFGRWLDPLPLEPDRLLDQLESFCVDQPGSAGAELYIGDALEDLLEDGDRCRAAWGDPLLDVSHLLVALVRDPRIGAPLLAAEGLSEDLLQRQFRPGAPTTSPAPPAPAPPVDAWIDAGPAPLTVAPLTAAPLTAAPPLEQEPPEPSALERYGRDLTAAARAGELDPVIGRDLEMRRLIQVLSRRSKNNPVLIGEPGVGKTAVAELLAQRIVAGEVPDSLQGLRLVALDLGALIAGAKFRGQFEERLRAVLTEVRDADAVAGAAGVVLFIDELHTVVSGDRSNADAGSVLKPALAQGYLRCIGATTAEDYRRSIEKDPGLERRFQQVLIKEPGLDTSVEILRGLKERYELHHGVAITDQALVAAARLADRYITDRCLPDSAIDLVDEAAAQLRMEVTSKPQLVEAAEAELRRVELALLSAEAAPLEERLQLQEQRRRATEALQALQQRWQAERERLAELRELLQQDEDLRHAITDAEREGDYEEAARLQHDQLNGLQQRRETLEAELKGETILREQVEEGDIADVVARWTGIPVQRLLAGERQKLLELEQLLGERVVGQLEAVAAVAAAIRRARAGMQSPTRPVGSFLFLGPTGVGKTELAKALAAALFDEDDALVRLDMSEFMERNAVARLVGAPPGYVGYEEGGQLTEAVRRRPYAVLLLDEVEKAHPEVFNLLLQVLDDGRLTDSQGRTVDFRHTVVIMTSNLASRAILDSAKAAREAGVEPDQQNWHDQQTWLDQQIDQALASQFRPEFLNRIDEVIRFRPLGPADLQRIVRLQLAELARLLAEQHLELEVPEPVVQALAEQGYEPEYGARPLRRVLRRQLENPLATELLAERFSGARGVRVEPGNPLTFVPLG is encoded by the coding sequence ATGCCCCCAAGCCTCACCAGCGAACCAGATCGTTTCAGCGAAGATGCCTGGGAGCTGCTCTTGGCCTCCCAGGACACGGCTCGCCGCTGGCGCCATGGCGCCATGGATGTGGAGCACCTGCTGCAGACCCTGCTGCTGGAGAGACGTTTCGGGCGCTGGCTGGACCCCCTACCGCTTGAGCCCGATCGCCTGCTCGATCAGCTTGAGAGTTTCTGCGTCGACCAGCCCGGCAGCGCCGGCGCTGAGCTGTACATCGGCGATGCCCTCGAGGATCTGCTCGAGGATGGGGACCGCTGCCGGGCCGCCTGGGGCGACCCTCTTTTAGACGTATCTCACCTGCTGGTGGCATTGGTGCGCGATCCCCGGATCGGGGCGCCGTTGCTGGCGGCTGAGGGGCTCAGCGAAGACTTGCTGCAACGCCAGTTTCGGCCTGGTGCCCCCACCACCAGCCCAGCCCCACCGGCGCCTGCTCCCCCAGTCGATGCCTGGATCGACGCGGGCCCAGCCCCACTGACCGTCGCCCCACTGACCGCCGCCCCACTGACCGCCGCCCCACCACTGGAGCAGGAGCCGCCCGAGCCCAGTGCCCTGGAGCGCTACGGCCGGGACCTCACCGCAGCGGCCCGGGCTGGCGAGCTCGATCCGGTGATCGGCCGCGACCTGGAGATGCGCCGCCTGATTCAGGTGCTCTCCCGCCGTAGCAAGAACAACCCGGTACTGATCGGTGAGCCCGGCGTCGGCAAAACCGCCGTGGCCGAGCTGCTGGCCCAGCGGATCGTGGCCGGCGAGGTGCCCGACTCGCTGCAGGGTCTGCGGCTGGTGGCCCTGGATTTGGGCGCCTTGATCGCTGGGGCCAAGTTTCGCGGCCAGTTTGAGGAGCGCTTGCGGGCCGTGCTCACGGAGGTGCGCGACGCCGATGCGGTGGCCGGTGCGGCAGGCGTGGTGCTCTTCATTGATGAGCTGCACACGGTGGTGAGCGGCGATCGCTCCAACGCCGACGCCGGCAGCGTGCTCAAGCCAGCCCTGGCCCAGGGCTACCTGCGCTGCATCGGCGCCACCACCGCCGAGGACTACCGCCGCAGCATCGAGAAGGATCCCGGCCTGGAGCGCCGCTTCCAGCAGGTGCTGATCAAGGAGCCAGGCCTCGACACCAGTGTGGAGATCCTGCGGGGCCTCAAGGAGCGCTACGAGTTGCACCACGGCGTGGCCATCACCGACCAGGCTTTGGTGGCGGCAGCCCGCCTGGCCGACCGCTACATCACCGATCGCTGCCTGCCCGATTCGGCCATTGATCTGGTGGATGAGGCCGCTGCCCAGTTGCGCATGGAGGTCACCTCCAAGCCCCAGCTGGTGGAAGCTGCCGAGGCCGAGCTGCGCCGGGTGGAGCTGGCCCTGCTCTCGGCTGAGGCGGCGCCGCTGGAGGAGCGGCTGCAGTTGCAGGAGCAGCGCCGCCGCGCCACCGAGGCCCTGCAGGCGTTGCAGCAGCGCTGGCAGGCGGAGCGGGAGCGGCTGGCGGAGCTGCGGGAGCTGTTGCAGCAAGACGAAGACCTGCGCCACGCCATCACCGATGCCGAGCGGGAGGGTGACTATGAGGAAGCAGCCCGGTTGCAGCACGACCAGCTCAATGGCTTGCAGCAGCGCCGCGAAACCCTTGAGGCCGAACTGAAGGGGGAGACGATCCTGCGCGAACAGGTGGAGGAGGGCGACATCGCCGATGTGGTGGCCCGCTGGACCGGCATTCCGGTGCAGCGCTTGCTGGCGGGGGAGCGCCAGAAATTACTGGAGTTGGAGCAACTCCTGGGCGAGCGGGTGGTTGGCCAGCTCGAGGCGGTGGCTGCGGTGGCCGCGGCGATCCGCCGCGCTCGGGCCGGTATGCAGTCGCCAACGCGGCCGGTGGGTTCGTTTTTATTTCTGGGCCCCACCGGCGTGGGCAAAACCGAGCTGGCTAAGGCTCTAGCGGCGGCGCTTTTCGACGAGGACGACGCCCTAGTGCGCCTCGACATGAGCGAATTCATGGAGCGCAACGCCGTGGCCCGGTTGGTGGGGGCACCCCCTGGCTATGTGGGCTACGAGGAGGGCGGCCAGCTCACCGAGGCGGTGCGGCGCCGTCCCTACGCGGTGCTGTTGCTTGATGAGGTGGAGAAGGCCCACCCGGAGGTGTTCAATTTGCTGCTGCAGGTGCTCGACGACGGCCGCCTCACCGATTCCCAGGGCCGCACCGTGGACTTCCGCCACACGGTGGTGATCATGACCAGCAACCTGGCCAGCCGCGCCATCCTCGACAGTGCAAAGGCTGCACGGGAGGCGGGCGTGGAGCCTGACCAGCAGAACTGGCACGATCAGCAGACCTGGCTCGATCAGCAAATAGATCAGGCTTTAGCCAGCCAGTTTCGGCCGGAATTCCTTAACCGCATTGACGAGGTGATCCGCTTCCGCCCCCTTGGTCCAGCCGACCTGCAGCGCATCGTGCGCCTGCAACTGGCCGAGCTGGCCCGGCTGCTGGCTGAGCAGCACCTGGAGCTGGAGGTGCCGGAGCCGGTGGTGCAGGCCCTGGCTGAGCAGGGTTACGAGCCCGAATACGGCGCCCGGCCGCTGCGGCGGGTGCTGCGGCGCCAGCTGGAAAACCCCCTGGCCACCGAGCTGCTGGCGGAGCGCTTCAGTGGCGCTCGGGGCGTGCGTGTTGAGCCGGGTAATCCCTTGACGTTTGTGCCTCTCGGCTAG
- the secE gene encoding preprotein translocase subunit SecE yields the protein MDPTPPTPDSKEAEPSPDASISPAAASAVPEGFAAATLAELRKVVWPSRQQLFSESVAVILMVSLSAAAIAAIDRFYGWGANQVFR from the coding sequence GTGGACCCAACCCCCCCAACTCCCGACTCCAAAGAGGCAGAACCCAGCCCCGATGCGTCCATCTCGCCTGCCGCAGCCTCGGCGGTGCCTGAAGGCTTTGCTGCCGCCACCCTGGCGGAACTCCGCAAAGTCGTTTGGCCCAGCCGTCAGCAGCTTTTCAGCGAATCGGTGGCCGTGATCTTGATGGTGAGTCTCTCGGCGGCAGCGATCGCCGCCATCGATCGTTTTTATGGCTGGGGGGCCAATCAGGTATTCCGTTGA
- the nusG gene encoding transcription termination/antitermination protein NusG, whose product MQVARWYAVQVASSCEKKVKATLEQRAVTLGVDNRILEIEIPQTPGMKVKKDGSRQSTEEKVFPGYVLVRMVLDEDTMMAVRSTPNVINFVGAEERRATAKARGHIKPRPLSRTEVDRIFKRAAEKKAVVKVDLAEGDQILVTAGPFKDFQGEVIEVSGERNKLKALLSIFGRETPVELEFSQISKQS is encoded by the coding sequence ATGCAGGTGGCCCGCTGGTACGCGGTGCAGGTTGCCTCCAGCTGCGAGAAGAAGGTGAAGGCAACCCTGGAGCAGCGGGCCGTCACCTTGGGCGTCGACAACCGGATTCTCGAGATCGAGATCCCCCAGACCCCGGGGATGAAGGTGAAGAAGGATGGCTCGCGCCAGAGCACGGAGGAAAAGGTGTTCCCCGGCTACGTGCTGGTGCGAATGGTGCTCGACGAAGACACCATGATGGCGGTGCGCAGCACTCCCAACGTGATCAATTTCGTGGGGGCAGAGGAGCGGCGCGCAACGGCCAAGGCCCGCGGCCACATCAAGCCCCGGCCGCTCAGCCGCACGGAAGTGGATCGCATCTTTAAGCGAGCCGCCGAAAAGAAGGCAGTCGTCAAGGTGGACCTCGCCGAAGGCGATCAGATCCTGGTCACGGCTGGTCCTTTCAAGGACTTCCAGGGCGAGGTGATCGAGGTTTCCGGCGAGCGCAACAAGCTCAAGGCCCTGCTCTCGATCTTTGGCCGGGAAACCCCGGTGGAGCTCGAGTTTTCCCAGATCAGCAAGCAGAGCTAG
- the rplK gene encoding 50S ribosomal protein L11: MAKKVVAVIKLALQAGKANPAPPVGPALGQHGVNIMAFCKEYNARTQEKAGYVIPVEISVFEDRSFTFITKTPPASVLISKAAGIEKGAATSAKGSVGAISRAQLEEIAKTKLPDLNCTSVESAMRIIEGTARNMGVAVND, translated from the coding sequence ATGGCCAAGAAAGTCGTTGCCGTTATCAAGCTGGCCCTCCAGGCCGGCAAAGCCAACCCCGCGCCGCCGGTGGGCCCTGCCCTCGGTCAGCACGGCGTCAACATCATGGCGTTCTGCAAGGAGTACAACGCTCGGACGCAGGAGAAGGCTGGATATGTGATCCCGGTTGAAATTTCGGTCTTTGAAGACCGCAGCTTCACCTTCATCACCAAGACCCCTCCCGCTTCCGTGCTGATCTCCAAAGCAGCCGGTATCGAGAAGGGTGCCGCCACCTCTGCCAAGGGTTCGGTGGGTGCCATCAGCCGCGCCCAGCTCGAGGAGATCGCCAAGACCAAGCTGCCCGACCTCAACTGCACCAGCGTTGAATCGGCCATGCGCATCATCGAAGGCACCGCCCGCAACATGGGCGTCGCCGTTAACGATTAA
- the rplA gene encoding 50S ribosomal protein L1, producing MPKISKRFLALSAKVEDRSYSPLEAIELVQTNANAKFDETLEAHVRLGIDPKYTDQQLRTTVALPHGTGQAIRIAVIARGEAVAAAKAAGADLAGDDDLVDQIAKGEMNFDLLIATPDMMPKVAKLGRVLGPRGLMPNPKAGTVTTDLASAINEFKAGKLEFRADRSGIVHVRFGKASFTAANLLANLKALQETIDRNRPSGAKGRYWRSLYVTSTMGPSVQVDFSALQDIKQEG from the coding sequence ATGCCGAAAATCTCCAAGCGCTTCTTAGCGCTCAGCGCCAAGGTCGAAGACCGCAGCTACAGCCCCCTCGAGGCCATTGAGCTGGTTCAGACCAACGCCAACGCCAAGTTTGACGAAACCCTGGAGGCCCACGTGCGCCTCGGGATCGATCCCAAGTACACCGACCAGCAGCTGCGCACCACCGTGGCCCTGCCCCACGGCACCGGCCAGGCCATCCGCATTGCCGTGATCGCCCGTGGTGAAGCCGTGGCCGCCGCCAAGGCTGCCGGCGCCGACCTCGCTGGTGACGACGATCTGGTGGATCAGATCGCCAAAGGCGAGATGAACTTCGACCTGCTGATCGCCACCCCGGACATGATGCCCAAGGTGGCCAAGCTTGGCCGGGTGCTCGGTCCCCGCGGCCTGATGCCCAACCCCAAGGCAGGCACCGTCACCACCGATCTGGCTAGCGCTATCAACGAGTTCAAGGCTGGCAAGCTTGAGTTTCGCGCCGACCGCAGCGGCATCGTGCACGTGCGCTTTGGCAAGGCCAGCTTCACTGCCGCCAACTTGCTCGCGAACCTCAAGGCCCTGCAGGAGACCATCGATCGCAACAGGCCCAGCGGTGCCAAAGGCCGCTATTGGAGGAGCCTTTACGTGACCTCCACCATGGGCCCTTCGGTGCAAGTCGACTTCTCGGCCCTGCAGGACATCAAGCAGGAAGGCTGA
- a CDS encoding class I adenylate-forming enzyme family protein encodes MARIHGWPGAETPLRQSSLARSDGDLPALLQLYFQGWEEEAPTAEVTWSTSGCTTRADIAAAVRDLLGVLERLGLLRSPGRVGIHLDDGVSNLVVGIAIFLAGQCQVVFPRHAPLAEIEAQQQQLECDWILTDSSTLLPGGWQTVADFSLFMPGAGEGDVRFQALRPDLAQPSQSSAMPLRLSDPAFLTLSSATTTGVPSLQLRTFLTSLHYLTAGEHWHYFTPRRMVRRNFQFPGPRAQLINLILAGGCLCLYAAQQEEALPRLYGESGATRTHLFIPELRRLVVRRALPEFPESLEILVGTDRVPMALRGEVHHQRPGCLVITYSTSQCGPITFLPANQLLAVEESVGWPVAGVTLGFPEEAAEDGAAEVVVDKTWTVALPEPGGGWRFEVQNLLGFRPGDRLRARPDGQFVFAGRANDVFLFRGVLISPVPLETFLEAQQGVLEAVAFGAESSTYGAVPMAVVQLEEGLDPLRISLQLQRASRQLFGFRGLYAVHPNAEIPRGVGGKPLRRELARRYRLMDQAV; translated from the coding sequence ATGGCCCGCATCCATGGTTGGCCGGGAGCCGAGACTCCTCTCCGTCAGAGCTCCCTGGCTCGCTCTGACGGAGATCTGCCGGCTCTTCTCCAGCTCTATTTCCAGGGGTGGGAGGAGGAAGCTCCGACGGCCGAGGTGACGTGGAGCACCAGTGGCTGCACCACCCGAGCTGATATTGCCGCTGCTGTTCGCGACCTGCTCGGAGTGTTGGAAAGGTTGGGGTTGCTTCGTTCACCGGGGCGTGTCGGTATCCATCTGGACGACGGGGTGTCCAATCTCGTGGTGGGGATCGCCATCTTTCTGGCAGGGCAATGCCAGGTGGTATTTCCACGCCATGCGCCTTTGGCCGAGATCGAGGCGCAGCAGCAGCAGCTGGAATGCGACTGGATCCTTACGGACTCATCCACGCTTCTGCCAGGGGGATGGCAGACCGTCGCCGATTTCAGCCTGTTCATGCCGGGAGCAGGTGAGGGCGATGTGCGGTTTCAGGCGCTGCGGCCCGATCTTGCCCAGCCTTCGCAGAGCAGTGCGATGCCCCTGCGGCTCTCGGATCCAGCCTTTCTCACCCTCAGCTCAGCAACCACCACCGGCGTTCCCTCGTTGCAGCTCCGCACCTTCCTGACCTCGCTTCACTACCTCACGGCCGGTGAACACTGGCACTACTTCACCCCTCGCCGGATGGTGCGGCGCAATTTCCAGTTTCCGGGTCCGCGGGCCCAGCTGATCAACCTGATCCTGGCCGGCGGCTGCCTCTGCCTCTACGCAGCCCAGCAGGAGGAGGCCCTGCCCAGGCTCTACGGGGAGAGCGGGGCCACCCGCACCCACCTGTTCATTCCCGAGTTGCGCCGTCTGGTGGTCCGCAGGGCCCTGCCTGAGTTCCCTGAGTCCCTTGAGATTCTTGTCGGCACCGATCGGGTGCCGATGGCGCTGCGCGGCGAGGTTCATCACCAGAGGCCGGGCTGCTTGGTCATCACCTATTCGACCAGCCAGTGTGGTCCGATCACCTTCCTGCCGGCGAATCAGCTGCTGGCCGTCGAGGAGTCGGTGGGTTGGCCCGTGGCGGGGGTGACTCTGGGTTTCCCTGAGGAGGCTGCCGAGGATGGTGCGGCCGAGGTCGTGGTGGATAAGACGTGGACCGTGGCGCTGCCGGAACCTGGGGGGGGCTGGCGCTTCGAGGTTCAGAACCTGCTGGGCTTTCGCCCTGGCGACCGGCTGCGAGCACGGCCCGATGGACAGTTCGTTTTCGCCGGCAGGGCCAATGACGTCTTCCTGTTCCGGGGTGTGCTTATCTCTCCCGTGCCATTGGAAACCTTCCTTGAGGCTCAGCAGGGGGTTCTAGAAGCAGTGGCCTTCGGTGCGGAGTCGAGCACCTATGGCGCCGTTCCCATGGCCGTGGTGCAGCTGGAAGAGGGTCTGGATCCTCTTCGCATCTCACTACAACTGCAGAGGGCATCTCGTCAATTGTTCGGCTTTCGGGGCCTCTACGCGGTGCATCCCAACGCCGAGATCCCCCGGGGGGTCGGCGGCAAGCCGCTTCGCCGTGAGCTGGCCCGCCGCTACCGCCTCATGGATCAGGCTGTTTGA
- a CDS encoding GNAT family N-acetyltransferase, whose product MEQRLQAMPPASYRTFVAEVDGSVVGLVGLMLPPVYTCNEPMGWILVLVVDPAHRHQGIGSRLLRHAEQFMASRGARAFQLYSKFANEQAHNFYRAQGYEPEAYRFLKQPDP is encoded by the coding sequence ATGGAACAGCGCCTCCAGGCCATGCCACCGGCCTCATACAGGACTTTCGTCGCGGAAGTGGATGGCAGCGTTGTTGGGTTGGTGGGGCTGATGCTGCCACCGGTGTACACCTGCAACGAGCCCATGGGCTGGATCCTGGTGCTCGTGGTGGATCCGGCTCACCGGCACCAGGGTATCGGCAGCCGTTTGCTGCGTCATGCTGAGCAGTTCATGGCCAGCCGGGGTGCCCGGGCGTTTCAGCTGTACTCAAAGTTCGCCAACGAGCAAGCCCACAACTTCTACAGAGCCCAGGGCTATGAGCCAGAGGCCTACCGCTTCCTCAAACAGCCTGATCCATGA
- a CDS encoding IS5 family transposase, giving the protein MYRKHHNGQLSIEEFHVPFGGTLDPDNRWVLFSRLVLWEELEETYAPQFNPTTGAPAKPVRLAFGALFIKQRLGLSDEETVEQIRENAYMQFFLGFAGYSSKSPFDPSMMVHFRKRFSEEDLKRINELIAERGKAMVIEAMSSLPDDNDSDDPGADAVNQKSLDDFVKPADWPEDKNWGTLTIDASCTPADITYPTDLKLLNEARESTERIIDDLCDQHMDFRKHRPRYDRGKARAVFLNVAKQKKPRRRKIKAAIRRQLDYLQRNLDTIDALIVAGAGLSGLKTHWWQKLLVISELHRQQSILLYAKTRSIPDRIVNLVQRQVRPIVRGKARAAVEFGAKISVSVRNGFAFLHRISWDPYSEGEDLIPQAKKYKHEHGCYPERICADRIYITTKNRNFCTRNNIRLSGKRLGRPPKDPEINAAHKQQLSADQRRRNEVEGVFGSGKRKYSLRLIMARLTKGAETSISMGFLVMCAEKILRLLRLFFVTIFAWFYSWQWPGSSWVVLRNICLLETVKSPVTA; this is encoded by the coding sequence ATGTACCGAAAACACCATAACGGCCAGCTCTCAATCGAAGAATTCCATGTGCCTTTTGGCGGCACGTTGGACCCGGACAATCGCTGGGTGCTCTTCTCCAGGCTGGTGCTATGGGAAGAGCTGGAAGAAACATATGCCCCTCAGTTCAATCCCACAACTGGCGCCCCTGCCAAGCCTGTCAGATTGGCGTTTGGCGCGCTATTCATCAAACAGCGGCTTGGCCTGAGCGATGAGGAAACCGTCGAGCAGATCCGAGAAAATGCTTACATGCAGTTTTTTCTTGGCTTTGCGGGCTATTCCAGCAAGTCGCCATTTGATCCATCGATGATGGTTCATTTCCGAAAGCGATTCTCGGAGGAGGATCTCAAACGGATCAACGAACTCATTGCCGAACGAGGTAAGGCCATGGTGATCGAGGCTATGTCCTCACTCCCAGATGACAACGATTCTGACGACCCAGGCGCTGATGCTGTCAACCAGAAATCACTGGACGACTTCGTGAAGCCTGCAGATTGGCCAGAGGACAAGAACTGGGGAACACTCACCATCGATGCCTCTTGCACGCCAGCCGACATCACCTATCCGACTGATCTGAAGTTGCTGAACGAAGCAAGGGAGTCGACTGAACGAATTATTGATGATCTGTGCGACCAGCACATGGACTTTCGCAAACACCGGCCACGATACGACCGCGGTAAGGCACGTGCTGTTTTCCTTAATGTCGCCAAACAGAAGAAGCCACGCCGTCGCAAGATTAAAGCTGCGATACGCCGCCAGCTCGACTATTTGCAGCGAAATCTTGATACCATTGATGCCTTGATCGTTGCTGGGGCAGGGCTTTCGGGCCTAAAGACACATTGGTGGCAGAAGCTTCTCGTGATCAGCGAGCTGCACCGCCAACAAAGCATCCTGCTGTACGCCAAGACGCGCAGCATCCCCGACCGCATCGTCAACCTAGTTCAGCGACAGGTTCGTCCCATTGTTCGCGGCAAGGCAAGAGCTGCTGTTGAGTTTGGCGCCAAGATTAGTGTTTCCGTGCGCAATGGCTTTGCCTTCCTGCACAGGATCAGCTGGGATCCATACAGTGAAGGTGAAGACCTGATTCCACAAGCCAAGAAATATAAGCACGAACATGGCTGCTATCCCGAGCGGATCTGCGCCGATCGCATCTATATCACTACCAAGAATCGAAACTTCTGCACCAGGAACAACATACGCCTATCTGGTAAGCGATTGGGCAGGCCGCCGAAGGATCCCGAGATCAATGCGGCTCATAAGCAACAGCTCAGTGCAGACCAACGGAGGAGAAACGAGGTGGAGGGCGTCTTTGGATCAGGGAAGCGGAAGTATTCACTACGGCTGATCATGGCTCGGCTGACTAAGGGTGCAGAAACCTCGATCTCTATGGGGTTTCTGGTGATGTGCGCTGAGAAGATCCTGAGGCTCCTCCGCCTCTTTTTTGTCACTATCTTTGCTTGGTTTTACTCCTGGCAATGGCCAGGCTCCTCCTGGGTGGTCCTCAGGAACATTTGCCTGCTTGAGACAGTCAAATCTCCTGTCACTGCATGA
- a CDS encoding acyl carrier protein has protein sequence MFNESFADAAALRESSIAMVAHALQSLSVPPAEAEQIQANLVAGADTLSLEDLGLDSLGAMEFCIHLELELGIVVQPEELINGHFAEDLLCLVESRLLGRSKDAQGDS, from the coding sequence ATGTTCAATGAAAGTTTTGCAGATGCTGCAGCTTTGCGCGAGTCGTCTATTGCCATGGTGGCCCACGCTTTGCAGTCTTTATCTGTACCTCCAGCGGAGGCGGAGCAGATCCAAGCTAATTTGGTGGCTGGAGCAGACACCTTGTCGTTAGAGGATCTCGGGCTTGATAGCCTTGGGGCCATGGAATTCTGCATTCACTTAGAGCTGGAGCTCGGGATTGTTGTGCAGCCAGAAGAGCTGATAAATGGGCACTTTGCCGAAGATCTATTGTGTCTTGTGGAGAGTCGTTTGCTTGGTCGAAGTAAAGACGCGCAGGGCGATTCCTAG
- a CDS encoding class I adenylate-forming enzyme family protein yields MQKQRQILATILECSPNSYKQIVGIAIADGIENLVLGLALALEGITQTILPITATSTEQILLSRRFKLTHLIGVAGPPDRECWQPVGSALGLGCWRKVNTVEYELDGSSYPDGTCGQHEDGGRDLGPLIFLGTTSGTTTGRPGLTKIHSRTLRDIVLSKRWSPYDLVRKPLFGPDMQNWSSRTSKLRQLLQGRSFVTRPSLTPLASNPLPTDCDGTLMAPGGLRRRLAQGDLLHCSPDFLIISGSDHVPMELRRTVAAIDGISLGITYATSQTGPLTWLPPDALLDETDSVGWLLPDVTLKSVESGSILERENLSFREALITKSNKSLNPGDLLAISASGQVIFGGRANDVFLFNSVLISPLEIEDVLMQHPGINECAAFGATSARFGSVPMAAITARPQWPSEKILQELEALCRASLGIRRPRKLIIMDTIPKGNTGKALRRELSRMHALQQ; encoded by the coding sequence GTGCAAAAGCAGCGTCAAATATTGGCAACAATATTAGAATGCAGCCCTAACTCTTATAAGCAAATAGTAGGCATCGCTATAGCCGATGGCATCGAAAACCTGGTTTTGGGATTAGCTCTAGCCCTGGAGGGTATTACCCAGACCATCCTGCCCATAACAGCCACCAGCACAGAGCAGATCCTGCTTAGTCGGCGCTTCAAACTCACCCATCTCATTGGAGTAGCGGGGCCACCAGATCGAGAGTGTTGGCAGCCCGTCGGGAGCGCACTTGGGCTGGGGTGTTGGCGCAAGGTAAATACCGTGGAATACGAACTAGATGGGTCAAGCTACCCCGACGGAACCTGCGGCCAACATGAAGATGGTGGCAGAGATTTGGGCCCCTTGATATTTCTTGGGACAACCTCTGGCACTACTACCGGCCGACCGGGCCTAACCAAGATCCACAGCCGAACACTGCGCGACATCGTGCTGTCCAAGCGCTGGTCTCCTTACGACCTTGTGCGTAAACCCCTTTTCGGGCCTGACATGCAGAACTGGAGCAGCCGCACCTCCAAGTTGCGTCAGCTATTGCAAGGGAGAAGCTTTGTGACTCGACCGTCCCTGACCCCACTGGCTAGCAACCCACTCCCCACCGATTGCGATGGCACGCTGATGGCACCGGGGGGACTAAGACGGCGCCTCGCCCAGGGCGATCTACTGCATTGCTCGCCAGATTTTCTGATCATTAGCGGCAGTGACCACGTACCGATGGAACTGAGACGAACAGTGGCCGCCATCGACGGGATCTCACTCGGCATAACCTATGCAACGAGTCAGACAGGTCCACTTACCTGGCTGCCGCCAGATGCACTGCTTGACGAGACCGACTCCGTGGGCTGGTTACTGCCTGATGTGACACTGAAATCAGTCGAAAGCGGTTCAATACTGGAACGGGAAAACCTCAGCTTCCGTGAAGCATTGATCACCAAATCCAATAAGTCATTAAATCCTGGGGATCTACTGGCAATCTCAGCCTCTGGGCAGGTAATTTTCGGTGGACGCGCAAACGATGTCTTTCTGTTCAATAGTGTCTTAATCTCCCCGCTCGAGATTGAGGATGTACTGATGCAACATCCAGGCATCAATGAGTGCGCAGCCTTCGGAGCAACGTCAGCACGCTTTGGCAGCGTCCCAATGGCGGCAATCACAGCAAGACCACAATGGCCATCAGAAAAGATTCTTCAGGAGCTGGAGGCACTATGCCGCGCATCCCTGGGCATACGTCGCCCCCGAAAGCTGATTATTATGGATACGATTCCCAAAGGGAACACCGGCAAGGCGCTGAGAAGAGAGCTCAGCAGGATGCACGCACTTCAGCAATGA